In the Puntigrus tetrazona isolate hp1 chromosome 9, ASM1883169v1, whole genome shotgun sequence genome, one interval contains:
- the gcgb gene encoding glucagon b has product MMTKIYAFIGLLLLILIQSSLQMPIQENMEDNSSLMSEDALFNDPREANNMKRHSEGTFSNDYSKYLETRRAQDFVQWLMNSKRSGVPTRRHADGTFTSDVSSYLQDQAAKEFVSWLKTGRGRRE; this is encoded by the exons ATGATGACAAAGATCTACGCCTTCATTGGACTTTTACTTCTTATTCTGATCCAGAGCAGCCTGCAGATGCCCATACAAGAAAACATGGAAGATAACTCCAG CCTTATGTCCGAGGACGCACTATTTAATGACCCAAGAGAAGCAAACAACATGAAGAGACATTCAGAAGGCACATTCTCAAACGATTACAGCAAATACCTGGAGACCAGGAGAGCACAAGACTTCGTTCAGTGGTTAATGAACTCCAAGAGAAGCGG AGTCCCCACGCGACGGCACGCAGACGGCACATTCACCAGCGACGTCAGCTCTTACCTGCAGGACCAGGCGGCAAAAGAGTTTGTGTCCTGGCTCAAAACGGGGAGAGGACGACGGGAATGA